One segment of Myotis daubentonii chromosome 11, mMyoDau2.1, whole genome shotgun sequence DNA contains the following:
- the SLC31A2 gene encoding protein SLC31A2 isoform X1 encodes MEVSLGAAERSGRGMHFFFSDKVVLLFDFWNVHSPAGMALSVLVILLLAVLYESIKFGKAKLLHQSLVSMPTSTSQQREETDQGSSSSSELPPVSRPRLRWFLCHFGQSLIHIAQVVIGYFIMLAVMSYNAWIFLGVVLGSAVGYYLAYPLLRID; translated from the exons ATGGAGGTGAGTCTGGGCGCCGCCGAGAGGAGCGGACGCGGG ATGCATTTCTTCTTCTCAGATAAGGTGGTGCTTCTGTTTGATTTCTGGAATGTCCACAGCCCTGCAG GCATGGCCCTTTCTGTGTTGGTGATCCTGCTCCTGGCTGTGCTGTATGAAAGCATCAAGTTTGGCAAAGCCAAGCTACTCCACCAGAGCCTGGTGAGCATGCCCACCTCCACCAGCCAGCAGCGCGAGGAGACAGACCAGGGTTCTTCTTCAAGCTCAGAGTTACCCCCAGTCAGCAGACCCCGCCTCAG GTGGTTCTTGTGTCACTTTGGCCAGTCTCTAATCCACATCGCTCAGGTGGTCATTGGCTACTTCATAATGCTGGCGGTCATGTCCTACAACGCCTGGATTTTCCTTGGCGTGGTCCTGGGCTCGGCTGTGGGCTACTACCTAGCCTACCCGTTGCTCCGCATAGATTAG
- the SLC31A2 gene encoding protein SLC31A2 isoform X4, with protein MEVSLGAAERSGRGMHFFFSDKVVLLFDFWNVHSPAGMALSVLVILLLAVLYESIKFGKAKLLHQSLVSMPTSTSQQREETDQGSSSSSELPPVSRPRLRETERKIKKIKSQKMFLH; from the exons ATGGAGGTGAGTCTGGGCGCCGCCGAGAGGAGCGGACGCGGG ATGCATTTCTTCTTCTCAGATAAGGTGGTGCTTCTGTTTGATTTCTGGAATGTCCACAGCCCTGCAG GCATGGCCCTTTCTGTGTTGGTGATCCTGCTCCTGGCTGTGCTGTATGAAAGCATCAAGTTTGGCAAAGCCAAGCTACTCCACCAGAGCCTGGTGAGCATGCCCACCTCCACCAGCCAGCAGCGCGAGGAGACAGACCAGGGTTCTTCTTCAAGCTCAGAGTTACCCCCAGTCAGCAGACCCCGCCTCAG AGAgactgaaagaaaaatcaagaaaatcaAGTCACAGAAAATGTTCCTGCACTAG
- the SLC31A2 gene encoding protein SLC31A2 isoform X2, with translation MEMHFFFSDKVVLLFDFWNVHSPAGMALSVLVILLLAVLYESIKFGKAKLLHQSLVSMPTSTSQQREETDQGSSSSSELPPVSRPRLRWFLCHFGQSLIHIAQVVIGYFIMLAVMSYNAWIFLGVVLGSAVGYYLAYPLLRID, from the exons ATGGAG ATGCATTTCTTCTTCTCAGATAAGGTGGTGCTTCTGTTTGATTTCTGGAATGTCCACAGCCCTGCAG GCATGGCCCTTTCTGTGTTGGTGATCCTGCTCCTGGCTGTGCTGTATGAAAGCATCAAGTTTGGCAAAGCCAAGCTACTCCACCAGAGCCTGGTGAGCATGCCCACCTCCACCAGCCAGCAGCGCGAGGAGACAGACCAGGGTTCTTCTTCAAGCTCAGAGTTACCCCCAGTCAGCAGACCCCGCCTCAG GTGGTTCTTGTGTCACTTTGGCCAGTCTCTAATCCACATCGCTCAGGTGGTCATTGGCTACTTCATAATGCTGGCGGTCATGTCCTACAACGCCTGGATTTTCCTTGGCGTGGTCCTGGGCTCGGCTGTGGGCTACTACCTAGCCTACCCGTTGCTCCGCATAGATTAG
- the SLC31A2 gene encoding protein SLC31A2 isoform X3 — MHFFFSDKVVLLFDFWNVHSPAGMALSVLVILLLAVLYESIKFGKAKLLHQSLVSMPTSTSQQREETDQGSSSSSELPPVSRPRLRWFLCHFGQSLIHIAQVVIGYFIMLAVMSYNAWIFLGVVLGSAVGYYLAYPLLRID, encoded by the exons ATGCATTTCTTCTTCTCAGATAAGGTGGTGCTTCTGTTTGATTTCTGGAATGTCCACAGCCCTGCAG GCATGGCCCTTTCTGTGTTGGTGATCCTGCTCCTGGCTGTGCTGTATGAAAGCATCAAGTTTGGCAAAGCCAAGCTACTCCACCAGAGCCTGGTGAGCATGCCCACCTCCACCAGCCAGCAGCGCGAGGAGACAGACCAGGGTTCTTCTTCAAGCTCAGAGTTACCCCCAGTCAGCAGACCCCGCCTCAG GTGGTTCTTGTGTCACTTTGGCCAGTCTCTAATCCACATCGCTCAGGTGGTCATTGGCTACTTCATAATGCTGGCGGTCATGTCCTACAACGCCTGGATTTTCCTTGGCGTGGTCCTGGGCTCGGCTGTGGGCTACTACCTAGCCTACCCGTTGCTCCGCATAGATTAG